Proteins co-encoded in one Bacillus infantis NRRL B-14911 genomic window:
- the purC gene encoding phosphoribosylaminoimidazolesuccinocarboxamide synthase: protein MEKRAQLYEGKAKKVYLTDDENIVWLEYKDSATAFNGEKKAEIAGKGRLNNEITSLLFSELHKKGISSHFIEKVSATEQLVQKVEIIPIEVVVRNVAAGSMAKRLGMEEGALLKKTLVEFYLKDDSLGDPIMTDDHVIELELASPEEAALLKRKALEVNAFLSSFFKEMGIRLIDFKLEFGKNAAGDILLADEISPDTCRLWDMETNAKLDKDVFRRDLGSLTDAYENILTRLGGRQHV from the coding sequence ATGGAAAAGAGAGCGCAACTATATGAAGGCAAGGCGAAAAAGGTATATCTGACCGATGATGAAAATATTGTCTGGCTTGAATATAAAGATTCTGCAACTGCATTCAACGGGGAGAAAAAAGCAGAGATTGCCGGTAAAGGCCGTTTGAATAACGAGATTACAAGTCTGCTGTTTTCAGAGCTTCATAAAAAGGGCATCAGTTCTCATTTTATTGAGAAGGTTTCAGCAACTGAGCAGCTTGTACAAAAAGTCGAGATTATTCCTATTGAAGTGGTTGTAAGGAATGTGGCTGCTGGAAGCATGGCAAAAAGGCTCGGAATGGAAGAAGGGGCTCTTTTGAAAAAAACGCTTGTGGAGTTTTATTTGAAGGATGACAGTCTGGGCGATCCGATCATGACTGATGATCATGTGATTGAGCTTGAGCTTGCTTCTCCTGAAGAAGCTGCCCTGCTGAAGAGAAAAGCGCTTGAGGTTAATGCATTTTTATCAAGCTTCTTTAAGGAAATGGGCATTCGTCTCATTGACTTTAAGCTTGAGTTCGGAAAAAATGCTGCCGGCGATATTCTGCTGGCAGATGAAATCTCTCCTGATACTTGCCGCCTTTGGGATATGGAGACAAATGCGAAGCTTGATAAGGATGTATTCCGCCGTGATCTGGGAAGCTTAACAGATGCCTATGAAAATATTTTAACGAGATTGGGAGGACGCCAGCATGTATAA
- the purS gene encoding phosphoribosylformylglycinamidine synthase subunit PurS yields the protein MYKVKVYITLRESVLDPQGTVVKGSLHSLDFNEVQDVRIGKYMELTIDKTDRDIDAAVKEMCERLLANIVIEDYRYEIEECVAL from the coding sequence ATGTATAAAGTAAAGGTGTATATCACATTAAGAGAAAGTGTATTGGATCCACAGGGGACGGTTGTAAAAGGGTCGCTCCATTCTTTGGACTTCAATGAAGTTCAGGACGTCCGGATTGGGAAATATATGGAGCTGACGATCGATAAGACTGATCGTGACATCGATGCGGCTGTAAAAGAAATGTGTGAGCGCCTGCTGGCCAATATAGTGATTGAGGATTACCGCTACGAGATCGAGGAGTGTGTTGCACTGTGA
- the purQ gene encoding phosphoribosylformylglycinamidine synthase subunit PurQ, with translation MRFAVIVFPGSNCDIDMFHAIQDELGEQAEYVWHDTESLDDYDAILLPGGFSYGDYLRSGAIARFSKVMKAVIKAAEEGKPVLGVCNGFQILLETGLLPGAMRRNESLKFMCRPVQLQVANNQTIFSSAYQQGEEITIPIAHGEGNYYCDEATLKSLKDNNRIVFTYSGENPNGSLGDIAGIINEKGNVLGMMPHPERAVDQLLGGADGLKLFQSIVKQWRESYAVNA, from the coding sequence GTGAGGTTTGCAGTCATCGTTTTTCCAGGCTCCAATTGTGATATTGATATGTTCCATGCGATCCAGGATGAGCTCGGGGAGCAGGCAGAATACGTATGGCATGATACAGAAAGCCTTGATGACTATGATGCGATCCTTCTGCCTGGAGGTTTCTCTTATGGAGATTATCTCCGTTCCGGCGCGATCGCCCGCTTCAGCAAGGTGATGAAGGCCGTGATCAAAGCAGCAGAGGAAGGAAAACCGGTCCTTGGTGTCTGCAATGGATTCCAGATACTCCTTGAAACCGGCCTGCTGCCAGGAGCGATGCGCAGGAATGAAAGCCTGAAATTTATGTGCCGGCCCGTTCAGCTGCAGGTAGCGAATAATCAAACGATCTTCTCTTCCGCCTATCAACAGGGCGAAGAAATCACTATCCCAATCGCACATGGAGAAGGCAATTATTACTGCGATGAAGCCACACTAAAATCACTTAAAGATAATAATAGGATCGTATTCACATACAGCGGCGAGAATCCGAATGGAAGCCTTGGGGACATCGCCGGAATCATCAATGAAAAAGGTAATGTCCTTGGCATGATGCCGCACCCTGAAAGGGCCGTCGACCAGCTATTGGGCGGTGCCGATGGACTGAAGCTTTTCCAATCAATCGTCAAACAATGGAGGGAATCTTATGCCGTTAATGCTTGA
- the purL gene encoding phosphoribosylformylglycinamidine synthase subunit PurL, with the protein MPLMLEPSPQQIVTEKVYKEMGLTDQEFAMVEDILGRLPNYTELGLFSVMWSEHCSYKNSKPVLKKFPVKGERVLQGPGEGAGIVDIGDGQAVVFKIESHNHPSAIEPYQGAATGVGGIIRDVFSMGARPIALLNSLRFGELDSPRVRYLFKEVVAGIAGYGNCIGIPTVGGEVQFDASYEGNPLVNAMCVGLIDHKDIKKGQAHGVGNTVMYVGAKTGRDGIHGATFASEELTEQSEEKRPAVQVGDPFMEKLLLEACLELVKNDALVGIQDMGAAGLTSSSAEMASKAGSGIEMNLDLVPQRETGMTAYEMMLSESQERMLIVVQKGREQEIVDLFSKYELEAVAIGRVTDDKMLRLLHKGEVVADVPADALAEEAPVYHKPSREPEYFREFQAMETEIPAAGNAGETLMRLLQQPTIASKEWVYDQYDYMVRTSTVVSPGSDAAVVRIRGTRKALAMTTDCNSRYLYLDPETGGKIAVAEAARNIIASGAEPLAITDCLNFGNPEKPEIFWQLEKAADGMSSACLALNTPVIGGNVSLYNETNGTAVYPTPVVGMVGLVEDVDHITTQSFKQAGDLIYLLGETKAEFGGSELQKLVHGEIFGKAPELDLEKEARNQEQVLKAIRAGLVSSAHDLAEGGLAVAAAESVIGSEGLGALIRISGDETSALFSESQSRFLLTVKKEDQQAFESMTDAILVGEVTDEPVLEVHSDSGLVMKEQTEVLKSAWKGAIPCLLK; encoded by the coding sequence ATGCCGTTAATGCTTGAGCCAAGCCCGCAGCAGATTGTAACAGAGAAAGTCTACAAAGAGATGGGATTGACGGATCAGGAATTTGCAATGGTTGAGGACATCCTTGGCAGATTGCCGAATTACACAGAGCTCGGATTGTTTTCCGTCATGTGGTCAGAGCATTGCAGTTACAAAAATTCCAAGCCGGTCCTGAAAAAATTCCCGGTCAAAGGCGAGCGCGTCCTGCAGGGCCCTGGGGAAGGAGCTGGCATCGTTGACATCGGAGACGGCCAGGCAGTTGTATTTAAAATTGAAAGCCATAACCACCCATCTGCAATCGAGCCTTACCAGGGAGCGGCAACGGGTGTGGGCGGCATTATCCGGGATGTATTTTCAATGGGAGCAAGACCGATCGCTCTCCTTAACTCTCTTCGCTTTGGAGAGCTGGATTCTCCTCGCGTTCGGTACCTTTTTAAAGAAGTAGTGGCAGGCATTGCCGGCTACGGAAACTGCATCGGCATTCCGACTGTCGGGGGCGAAGTGCAGTTTGATGCTTCCTATGAAGGCAACCCTCTTGTCAATGCCATGTGCGTCGGGCTGATCGATCATAAAGATATAAAAAAAGGCCAGGCGCATGGAGTCGGAAATACGGTTATGTATGTTGGTGCAAAGACAGGCCGCGATGGTATCCACGGCGCGACCTTTGCTTCAGAGGAACTGACAGAGCAGTCTGAAGAAAAGCGCCCTGCCGTCCAGGTCGGCGATCCGTTCATGGAGAAGCTGCTGCTTGAGGCATGCCTTGAGCTGGTTAAGAACGACGCGCTTGTAGGCATCCAGGACATGGGGGCAGCCGGGCTGACAAGCTCTTCTGCCGAAATGGCCAGCAAAGCAGGCTCCGGCATCGAGATGAATCTTGATCTTGTCCCGCAGAGGGAAACGGGCATGACTGCCTATGAAATGATGCTGTCTGAATCACAGGAGCGTATGCTGATTGTCGTCCAAAAAGGGCGTGAGCAGGAAATCGTTGATCTTTTTTCAAAATATGAACTTGAAGCCGTGGCGATCGGCCGGGTGACAGATGATAAAATGCTGCGCCTCCTACATAAAGGGGAAGTGGTGGCAGACGTTCCGGCTGATGCACTTGCCGAGGAAGCGCCTGTATACCACAAGCCTTCACGCGAGCCTGAGTATTTCCGTGAATTCCAGGCTATGGAGACGGAAATTCCGGCAGCAGGGAATGCAGGGGAAACTCTGATGCGCCTGCTGCAGCAGCCTACCATTGCAAGCAAGGAATGGGTCTATGACCAATATGACTATATGGTTCGCACGAGCACAGTTGTTTCTCCAGGTTCTGATGCGGCGGTCGTAAGAATCCGCGGAACGCGCAAGGCGCTTGCCATGACAACCGACTGCAATTCGCGTTATCTGTATTTGGATCCTGAAACAGGCGGAAAGATTGCCGTGGCTGAAGCAGCAAGGAATATTATTGCATCCGGTGCCGAACCGCTTGCCATTACAGACTGCCTGAACTTCGGCAATCCGGAAAAGCCTGAGATCTTCTGGCAGCTGGAAAAAGCAGCAGACGGCATGAGCAGTGCCTGCCTTGCCCTGAATACGCCGGTTATCGGCGGAAACGTGTCACTATATAACGAAACCAACGGTACAGCCGTCTATCCAACACCAGTAGTCGGGATGGTCGGACTTGTAGAAGATGTTGACCATATTACAACCCAGAGCTTCAAGCAGGCTGGCGATCTAATTTATCTTCTCGGAGAAACAAAGGCCGAGTTTGGCGGCAGCGAGCTGCAAAAGCTTGTTCACGGCGAGATATTCGGAAAAGCACCGGAGCTTGACCTGGAAAAAGAAGCACGGAATCAGGAGCAGGTGCTAAAAGCCATCCGTGCGGGGCTTGTCTCTTCCGCTCATGACCTGGCAGAAGGCGGACTTGCAGTTGCAGCTGCTGAGAGCGTGATAGGCTCTGAGGGACTTGGCGCTTTAATCCGCATTTCAGGAGACGAGACCAGCGCACTATTCAGTGAATCACAGTCCCGCTTCCTCCTCACTGTTAAAAAGGAAGATCAGCAGGCATTTGAAAGCATGACTGATGCGATTCTGGTCGGCGAGGTGACAGACGAGCCTGTACTTGAAGTCCACTCTGACAGCGGTCTGGTTATGAAAGAACAAACTGAAGTTCTGAAATCAGCCTGGAAAGGAGCAATCCCATGCTTGCTGAAATAA
- the purF gene encoding amidophosphoribosyltransferase, which translates to MLAEIRGLNEECGIFGVWGHENAAQITYYGLHSLQHRGQEGTGMVVTDGKKLKGLKGEGLVAEIFTEDAMEAMDGKSAIGHVRYATAGGGGYENVQPLLFNSQNGGLALAHNGNLVNATALKNQLEGQGSIFQTSSDTEVLAHLIKRGGFSALKDRVKTALSMVKGAYAFLIMTETELMVALDPNGMRPLSLAKLGDAYVVASETCAFDVVGAEFIRDVLPGELLIIDDEGFRSEMFAVASTTAMCTMEYVYFSRPDSNINGINVHTARKNLGKKLAEEFPFEADVVTGVPDSSISAAIGYAEASGIPYEMGLIKNRYVGRTFIQPSQSLREQGVKMKLSPVRGVVEGKRVIMVDDSIVRGTTSRRIVTMLREAGATEVHVVISSPPIKNPCFYGIDTSTREELIASEHSVEEIREIIGADTLSFLSAEGMIEAIGRTDSGALKGQCLACFTGNYPTEIYPSTIHPYEKV; encoded by the coding sequence ATGCTTGCTGAAATAAGAGGCCTGAACGAAGAATGCGGAATCTTTGGTGTCTGGGGGCATGAAAATGCCGCCCAGATCACCTATTACGGCCTTCACAGCCTGCAGCACCGCGGCCAGGAAGGTACAGGGATGGTCGTGACAGACGGGAAAAAGCTGAAGGGTCTGAAAGGTGAAGGACTTGTTGCGGAAATATTCACCGAGGATGCCATGGAGGCAATGGACGGAAAGTCGGCCATCGGTCATGTCCGCTATGCAACAGCAGGCGGCGGCGGATATGAAAATGTCCAGCCTCTTCTGTTTAACTCACAAAACGGCGGCCTGGCACTTGCTCATAATGGCAATCTGGTAAATGCCACTGCATTGAAAAATCAGCTTGAAGGACAGGGAAGCATCTTCCAGACCAGCTCAGATACAGAGGTGCTGGCCCATCTGATCAAGCGCGGCGGTTTTTCAGCCTTAAAGGACCGGGTTAAAACGGCCCTTTCCATGGTAAAGGGCGCATATGCATTTCTGATCATGACAGAAACCGAATTGATGGTGGCGCTTGACCCGAATGGCATGCGGCCGCTATCGCTCGCCAAGCTTGGCGATGCCTATGTGGTAGCTTCCGAGACCTGTGCATTTGATGTGGTCGGGGCAGAATTCATCAGGGATGTTCTTCCTGGCGAGCTCTTGATCATTGATGATGAAGGCTTCCGTTCCGAGATGTTTGCGGTTGCCTCAACGACAGCCATGTGCACGATGGAATATGTTTATTTCTCAAGGCCTGACAGCAATATCAACGGCATCAATGTCCATACGGCCCGTAAAAACCTTGGGAAGAAGCTGGCTGAAGAGTTTCCTTTTGAAGCAGATGTGGTGACAGGCGTGCCTGATTCAAGCATTTCAGCTGCCATCGGCTATGCAGAAGCATCCGGGATTCCTTATGAAATGGGGCTGATCAAGAATAGATATGTCGGCAGGACATTCATCCAGCCGTCCCAATCATTGAGGGAGCAGGGCGTCAAGATGAAGCTCTCCCCTGTGCGCGGCGTTGTCGAGGGCAAAAGGGTCATCATGGTCGATGATTCCATTGTCCGCGGCACAACAAGCAGAAGGATCGTCACCATGCTCCGCGAAGCAGGCGCGACTGAGGTTCATGTCGTGATCAGTTCACCGCCGATCAAGAACCCTTGCTTCTACGGGATCGATACATCGACACGGGAGGAATTGATTGCCTCCGAGCATTCTGTTGAAGAGATTCGGGAAATCATCGGGGCAGACACCCTTTCCTTTTTAAGCGCGGAAGGGATGATCGAAGCAATCGGCAGGACAGATTCGGGAGCATTGAAAGGCCAGTGCCTGGCATGCTTTACCGGGAACTATCCGACTGAAATCTATCCTTCTACCATTCATCCTTACGAAAAAGTCTAA
- the purM gene encoding phosphoribosylformylglycinamidine cyclo-ligase, translating to MANAYKQAGVDIEAGYEAVSRMKKHVQRTQRAGVMGGLGGFGGMFDLSVLNLKEPVLVSGTDGVGTKLMLAFMMDRHDTIGVDAVAMCVNDIVVQGAEPLYFLDYIACGKADPARIEAIVKGIADGCEQAGCALVGGETAEMPGMYKEEEYDLAGFAAGACEKSALIDGSTIKEGDVLVGLASNGIHSNGYSLVRKILLEDAGLMLDSYQEELGCTLGEELLKPTRIYVKPVLDAMKKFDIKGLAHITGGGFIENLPRMLPEGLGAEIDESGREIPPVFALMEKLGNLDRMEMYNIFNMGTGMAAAVSPEQADMLISHLNASGEKAYRLGTVNRKEGIQITV from the coding sequence ATGGCTAATGCCTATAAGCAGGCTGGCGTCGATATAGAAGCAGGATATGAGGCGGTATCCAGGATGAAAAAGCATGTGCAGAGGACGCAGAGGGCTGGCGTAATGGGAGGCCTGGGCGGATTCGGCGGCATGTTTGATCTGTCAGTCCTGAACCTGAAGGAGCCGGTGCTGGTTTCAGGGACAGACGGGGTCGGCACAAAGCTTATGCTCGCGTTCATGATGGACCGGCATGATACAATCGGAGTGGATGCTGTTGCCATGTGCGTGAATGATATTGTCGTACAGGGCGCTGAACCGCTGTATTTCCTTGATTATATCGCATGCGGAAAAGCGGATCCGGCAAGGATTGAAGCAATCGTCAAAGGCATTGCAGACGGCTGCGAGCAGGCCGGCTGTGCGCTTGTTGGCGGAGAAACAGCCGAAATGCCCGGCATGTACAAAGAGGAAGAATATGATCTGGCCGGTTTTGCAGCAGGGGCATGTGAGAAGTCAGCGCTGATTGACGGGAGCACGATCAAGGAAGGCGATGTACTTGTCGGCCTTGCATCGAACGGGATCCACAGCAATGGGTATTCTCTTGTCAGAAAGATCCTGCTGGAGGATGCCGGCCTGATGCTGGACAGTTATCAGGAGGAACTTGGCTGCACATTGGGCGAGGAGCTTCTGAAGCCGACGCGGATTTATGTGAAGCCGGTGCTTGATGCGATGAAAAAATTCGACATCAAGGGATTGGCCCATATCACAGGCGGCGGATTCATTGAAAATCTTCCAAGAATGCTTCCAGAGGGGCTTGGAGCTGAAATTGATGAAAGCGGAAGGGAAATCCCGCCGGTATTCGCTCTTATGGAAAAGCTGGGCAATCTGGATCGCATGGAAATGTATAATATTTTTAATATGGGCACGGGAATGGCCGCGGCTGTCAGCCCGGAGCAGGCTGACATGCTCATCAGCCACCTGAATGCTTCAGGAGAAAAAGCCTACAGACTCGGGACGGTTAATAGGAAAGAAGGAATTCAAATTACCGTGTAA
- the purN gene encoding phosphoribosylglycinamide formyltransferase: MKKIAVFASGSGTNFQAIIDAVKSGGLDADIRLLVSDRPGAYCLERAEASGVPSFSFRAKEFESKQAYEEEILVRLRECGAEFIILAGYMRLIGEVLLAEYEGRIVNIHPSLLPSFPGKDAIGQALAARVPMSGVTVHYVDAGMDTGPIIAQQSVKLDEAETRESLQEKIHRIEHRLYPATLKKIFAEDAARISSSK; encoded by the coding sequence ATGAAAAAGATAGCAGTATTTGCTTCCGGAAGCGGAACCAACTTTCAGGCTATAATAGATGCTGTAAAAAGCGGCGGACTGGATGCGGATATCCGGCTTTTGGTTTCTGACAGGCCGGGAGCTTATTGCCTGGAGAGGGCAGAAGCAAGTGGAGTGCCGAGCTTTTCCTTCCGTGCAAAAGAGTTTGAAAGCAAGCAGGCATATGAAGAGGAAATTCTCGTCAGGCTCAGGGAGTGCGGAGCTGAATTCATCATTCTGGCAGGATATATGAGGCTGATCGGTGAGGTTCTCCTTGCCGAATATGAGGGAAGGATTGTCAATATCCATCCTTCGCTTCTGCCCTCCTTTCCGGGAAAAGATGCCATCGGACAGGCACTCGCAGCCAGGGTGCCGATGAGCGGTGTAACGGTTCATTATGTGGATGCCGGAATGGACACAGGGCCGATCATTGCCCAGCAGTCTGTGAAGCTTGATGAAGCCGAGACGAGGGAGAGCCTGCAGGAAAAAATTCACCGGATCGAACACAGATTGTATCCTGCTACTTTGAAAAAGATATTTGCAGAAGATGCAGCAAGGATCAGCAGCAGTAAATAA
- the purH gene encoding bifunctional phosphoribosylaminoimidazolecarboxamide formyltransferase/IMP cyclohydrolase produces the protein MKKRALISVSDKNGIVDFAKELASLGYEIISTGGTKKALQESGVDVIGVSDVTGFPEILEGRVKTLNPMIHGGLLAKFDQPGHHAQMEEHGIDPISIVCVNLYPFQQTIAKSDASVEDAIENIDIGGPAMLRASAKNHQYVTVVIDPSDYGTVLSELNENGETQPATRRRLAAKVFRHTASYDSLIAEYMTKLAGEENPEKMTVTYELKQTLRYGENPHQKAAFYRKPLGSEFSIANAEQLHGKELSYNNINDAEAALQIVREFKDPAAVAVKHMNPCGVGTGKDTYDAFTKAFEADPVSIFGGIIALNREVDAETAKKLHEIFLEIVIAPSYSEEALEILTGKKNIRLLTIPFDVEKKEEARLTSIEGGLLVQEYDRYSLEDATVTVATRREPTEEEWAALKLGWKVVKHVKSNAIVVNNKEMTLGVGAGQMNRVGAAKIALEQAGHRAEGAVLASDAFFPMDDTVEAAAKAGITAIIQPGGSIKDQDSVKKADEYGIAMVLTGVRHFKH, from the coding sequence TTGAAAAAGCGAGCGTTAATCAGTGTGTCAGACAAAAACGGAATTGTCGATTTTGCCAAGGAGCTCGCCAGTCTTGGCTATGAGATCATATCAACGGGCGGCACAAAGAAAGCACTCCAGGAAAGCGGCGTTGATGTAATCGGGGTAAGCGACGTCACCGGATTCCCGGAAATTCTTGAAGGCCGCGTTAAGACTTTGAATCCGATGATTCATGGGGGCCTTTTGGCAAAATTCGATCAGCCCGGGCATCATGCCCAGATGGAGGAGCATGGAATTGATCCGATCAGCATCGTCTGTGTTAATCTGTATCCTTTCCAGCAGACTATCGCCAAGAGCGATGCATCAGTCGAGGATGCGATTGAAAACATTGATATCGGCGGACCTGCCATGCTGCGCGCATCTGCAAAAAATCACCAATATGTCACAGTGGTCATCGATCCCTCAGACTATGGAACCGTCCTTTCGGAACTCAATGAAAACGGTGAAACCCAGCCCGCAACACGCCGCAGGCTTGCAGCGAAGGTCTTCCGCCATACAGCTTCCTATGACAGTCTGATTGCTGAATATATGACTAAGCTTGCAGGTGAAGAGAATCCGGAAAAAATGACTGTTACATACGAATTGAAACAAACGCTGCGCTATGGCGAGAATCCTCATCAGAAGGCTGCTTTTTACCGGAAGCCCCTCGGCTCTGAATTTTCAATTGCCAATGCAGAGCAGCTTCATGGGAAAGAGCTTTCCTACAACAATATCAATGATGCAGAAGCTGCACTGCAGATCGTCAGGGAATTCAAGGATCCGGCTGCTGTTGCTGTGAAGCATATGAATCCTTGCGGCGTCGGAACGGGCAAAGATACTTATGATGCATTTACAAAAGCATTTGAAGCAGATCCTGTTTCCATCTTTGGGGGTATCATTGCGCTGAACCGGGAAGTGGATGCTGAAACTGCAAAGAAGCTCCATGAAATTTTCCTTGAAATTGTCATTGCTCCGTCCTATTCGGAAGAGGCGCTTGAAATATTGACAGGCAAAAAGAATATCCGCCTCCTGACCATCCCCTTTGACGTGGAAAAAAAGGAAGAGGCAAGGCTGACCAGCATAGAAGGGGGACTTCTCGTTCAGGAATATGACCGCTATTCCCTGGAGGATGCCACCGTTACTGTTGCAACCAGGAGAGAGCCGACAGAGGAAGAATGGGCGGCGTTAAAGCTTGGCTGGAAGGTTGTTAAGCATGTGAAGTCCAATGCGATTGTCGTAAATAACAAAGAGATGACTTTAGGCGTCGGAGCTGGACAGATGAATCGTGTCGGAGCGGCCAAAATCGCTCTGGAGCAAGCAGGTCACCGTGCAGAAGGAGCAGTGCTCGCTTCTGATGCGTTTTTCCCTATGGATGATACTGTTGAAGCGGCAGCCAAGGCAGGCATCACTGCCATCATCCAGCCTGGCGGCTCTATCAAGGATCAGGATTCTGTGAAAAAGGCAGACGAATATGGGATTGCGATGGTATTAACAGGAGTAAGGCATTTCAAACATTAA
- the purD gene encoding phosphoribosylamine--glycine ligase codes for MNVLVIGRGGREHSICRKMSESPSVDQVYAAPGNHGMADCAIQVPIDEMNFPEIAAFAKENEIGLTVIGPEAPLQAGLADFLGSLGMKVFGPKKEAAVIEGSKSFAKELMEKYDIPTAEYRAFTDYEKARSYLIEKGAPIVIKADGLAAGKGVTVAITLDEAQQALEEMMVGARFGEASAKVVIEEFLEGEEFSLMAFVNGSTVVPLEIAQDHKRAYDGDLGPNTGGMGAYSPVPHIGDAVVEEAVRTILEPAAKAMELEGRSFCGVLYAGLINTGQGPKVIEFNARFGDPETQAVLPRMKSDLAEAMLAVIDGGKPEIDWDSQFVLGVVAASKGYPESYGKGDVLKGLSELDSSLFVFHAGTKQNEDGEFVTDGGRVLLAGARAESLSEAQEKVYAGLEKLQCDGVFYRRDIGGRAIARLSSRTSL; via the coding sequence GTGAACGTATTAGTCATCGGGCGCGGCGGCAGGGAGCACAGCATCTGCCGGAAAATGAGCGAAAGCCCGTCTGTGGATCAAGTGTATGCAGCACCAGGGAATCACGGAATGGCCGATTGTGCCATTCAGGTTCCGATAGATGAAATGAATTTTCCGGAGATAGCAGCCTTTGCAAAGGAAAATGAAATCGGACTGACAGTCATCGGTCCGGAGGCACCGCTTCAGGCAGGGCTGGCAGATTTCCTTGGCAGTCTGGGAATGAAGGTATTCGGCCCGAAAAAAGAGGCAGCTGTCATTGAAGGAAGCAAGTCCTTCGCCAAAGAGCTGATGGAGAAATACGATATCCCTACTGCAGAGTATCGGGCATTCACTGATTATGAAAAAGCCAGGAGCTATCTTATTGAAAAAGGGGCTCCCATCGTGATTAAAGCTGATGGGCTTGCGGCAGGCAAAGGAGTCACGGTCGCCATCACCCTCGATGAAGCCCAGCAGGCGCTGGAAGAAATGATGGTAGGTGCCCGGTTCGGGGAAGCCTCGGCGAAGGTAGTCATTGAAGAATTCCTTGAAGGGGAGGAATTCTCCCTGATGGCTTTTGTCAACGGAAGCACGGTGGTGCCGCTTGAAATTGCCCAGGACCATAAGCGGGCATATGATGGTGACCTTGGGCCGAACACAGGCGGGATGGGTGCCTATTCACCAGTCCCTCACATTGGCGATGCTGTGGTGGAGGAGGCCGTACGGACAATCCTTGAGCCGGCGGCAAAGGCGATGGAGCTCGAAGGCCGAAGCTTCTGCGGCGTGCTGTATGCAGGCCTGATCAATACAGGGCAGGGCCCGAAGGTCATCGAATTCAACGCGCGCTTCGGTGATCCGGAAACCCAGGCAGTGCTTCCCAGGATGAAGTCGGACCTGGCTGAAGCCATGCTGGCTGTGATTGATGGCGGGAAGCCGGAAATAGATTGGGATTCCCAATTTGTGCTTGGTGTCGTCGCTGCTTCCAAAGGCTATCCGGAGTCTTACGGAAAGGGAGACGTGCTGAAAGGGCTCAGTGAGCTGGATTCTTCCTTGTTTGTCTTCCATGCCGGCACAAAACAGAATGAAGACGGTGAGTTTGTGACTGATGGAGGACGGGTGCTTCTCGCCGGCGCCAGGGCCGAAAGCCTTTCAGAGGCGCAGGAAAAAGTCTATGCCGGGCTTGAAAAGCTTCAGTGCGACGGTGTTTTCTACCGCAGGGATATAGGCGGCAGGGCTATCGCGCGCCTTTCTTCCCGGACTTCCTTATAA
- a CDS encoding EYxxD motif small membrane protein, which yields MFLEYVTDMSFVLIILIGSIVAILYAFIRKSGKKGAR from the coding sequence ATGTTTCTTGAGTATGTTACCGATATGTCGTTTGTGCTGATCATCCTGATCGGCAGCATCGTCGCAATTCTTTACGCTTTTATAAGGAAGTCCGGGAAGAAAGGCGCGCGATAG
- a CDS encoding YgaP family membrane protein, with protein MKIKQNIGILNALIRITIGLTVLSWSTAKLVKMPWRDSYLVMAMLGAMKVAEGIVRYCPVTAMLDRGQDMMNESGSRKDHSEQKHHEHQAGGSKQDLNDQDLAMLEKTLMQNNTLK; from the coding sequence ATGAAGATCAAGCAGAACATCGGCATCTTGAATGCTCTTATCCGCATCACCATCGGTCTTACCGTCCTTTCCTGGAGCACCGCGAAGCTGGTAAAAATGCCTTGGCGTGATTCTTATTTGGTAATGGCTATGCTTGGGGCCATGAAGGTGGCAGAAGGGATTGTCCGCTATTGTCCGGTGACAGCCATGCTTGACCGCGGACAGGATATGATGAATGAAAGCGGCAGCCGGAAAGATCATTCTGAACAGAAGCATCATGAACACCAGGCTGGCGGGAGCAAACAGGACCTGAACGATCAGGATCTGGCCATGCTTGAAAAGACCCTGATGCAGAATAACACGCTTAAATGA